In a single window of the Labeo rohita strain BAU-BD-2019 unplaced genomic scaffold, IGBB_LRoh.1.0 scaffold_369, whole genome shotgun sequence genome:
- the LOC127160507 gene encoding deleted in malignant brain tumors 1 protein-like → MPRPSLLTLILASALTSVTGQYSIRLVNGNNDCSGRVEILYNGTWGTVCDDDWDINDAAVVCRQLGCGRAVSANGSAHFGQGSGQIWLDDVGCSGSESSLTQCSHPSFGTHNCGHHEDAGVVCLGKLQDIRLVNGSDSCCGRVEVRYNGQWGTVCDDNWDMNDAAVVCRQLQCGSAISAPHSAAFGQGSGSIWLDDVECSGSEGTLTQCSHHGLGKHYCNHGKDAGVVCSGKLQLSILLSKQHYQVTLE, encoded by the exons ATGCCAAGACCTTCTCTTCTCACCTTAATATTGG CCAGTGCTCTGACTTCTGTAACTG gacAATACAGTATCAGACTGGTGAATGGTAATAATGACTGCTCTGGAAGAGTTGAGATCCTTTATAATGGCACATGGGGGACAGTGTGTGATGACGACTGGGACATAAATGATGCTGCTGTGGTGTGCAGACAGTTGGGATGTGGAAGAGCTGTGAGTGCAAATGGCAGTGCTCATTTTGGTCAGGGAAGTGGTCAGATCTGGTTGGATGATGTGGGATGTTCAGGAAGTGAATCATCACTCACACAGTGCTCACATCCTTCATTTGGAACACATAACTGTGGTCATCATGAAGATGCAGGTGTCGTCTGCTTAG GCAAACTACAAGACATAAGGTTGGTCAATGGTTCTGACTCATGCTGTGGAAGAGTGGAGGTCCGTTATAATGGCCAGTGGGGAACCGTGTGTGATGATAACTGGGACATGAATGATGCTGCTGTGGTGTGCAGACAGTTACAGTGTGGATCAGCCATCAGTGCACCTCATAGTGCCGCCTTTGGTCAAGGCAGTGGATCGATCTGGCTGGATGACGTTGAATGCTCAGGAAGTGAAGGAACCCTCACACAATGTTCACACCATGGATTAGGAAAACATTACTGTAATCATGGTAAAGATGCTGGTGTTGTTTGTTCAG GGAAGCTACAGCTGTCAATACTCCTATCAAAACAACACTATCAAGTCACCCTTGAGTAA